In Mangrovivirga cuniculi, the following proteins share a genomic window:
- a CDS encoding TolC family protein produces the protein MKKNLLIIFIFIGALSLNAQNVDYDKVILPEEATGLSFEEKLVRLAWLNYPLNRVAENNVEVARKDIHLAQWDWLDNVEAQGNLNEFNIDPAPGEGNQFFPRYNFRLTLKLGDLVNTPVEVKRAKAIYRNSIEEVNAQKLTIRKEVLQRYENFKLYDELLRIYTVSMEDANAEAKLLEEKFKNGETTLNEYNSALRVYNTERIKRMTTQRDREIAKLEVEEMIGMKLEEVN, from the coding sequence ATGAAGAAAAATCTATTAATCATTTTTATTTTCATCGGAGCATTATCACTAAATGCTCAGAATGTTGACTATGATAAAGTTATTTTGCCCGAAGAAGCTACCGGGCTATCATTTGAAGAAAAATTAGTCAGGCTGGCCTGGCTCAACTACCCACTTAATCGTGTTGCTGAAAATAATGTAGAGGTTGCACGAAAAGATATCCATCTCGCTCAATGGGACTGGCTTGATAATGTTGAAGCTCAGGGTAACCTTAATGAATTTAATATCGATCCTGCACCGGGTGAAGGCAACCAGTTCTTTCCAAGATATAACTTCCGTTTAACTTTAAAACTCGGAGACCTGGTCAATACTCCTGTTGAGGTGAAAAGAGCCAAGGCTATTTATAGAAATTCAATTGAGGAAGTTAATGCTCAGAAATTAACTATTCGTAAAGAAGTACTTCAGCGATATGAAAACTTTAAACTGTATGATGAACTTTTAAGGATTTATACTGTATCAATGGAAGATGCTAATGCTGAGGCTAAACTTCTGGAAGAAAAATTTAAAAATGGTGAAACTACACTAAATGAATATAATTCAGCATTACGTGTTTATAATACAGAAAGAATTAAGCGAATGACTACCCAAAGAGATCGCGAAATCGCTAAACTCGAGGTAGAAGAGATGATTGGAATGAAGCTTGAGGAGGTTAATTAA
- a CDS encoding glycosyltransferase family 4 protein, with protein sequence MITVSEFEKEKIIKRLNIPDEKISVVYNAKSKNFKPIEDQAKLDEFKTRYNLPEDFILFLGNTAPKKNTPAMIKAYCDYLEKSGDSPLKMVVLDLDENVLKSILEKTGYSKYRFHFILPGYISADEMPLIYNLAKIYVYPSLRESFGLPIIEAMACNTPVITSNTSSMPEVAGNAARLIDPYKPETITEALLDLSKNKEKREDLKSLGLKRASFFSWENAASQMLTHYHELIN encoded by the coding sequence ATAATTACGGTTTCTGAATTTGAAAAAGAAAAAATTATAAAACGATTAAATATTCCTGATGAGAAAATCTCAGTAGTTTATAATGCAAAAAGTAAAAACTTTAAACCAATAGAAGATCAGGCAAAACTTGATGAGTTTAAAACCCGGTATAATCTTCCGGAAGACTTTATCCTGTTTTTAGGTAATACTGCACCTAAAAAAAATACACCGGCTATGATCAAGGCTTATTGCGATTACCTTGAAAAATCAGGTGATAGTCCTTTGAAAATGGTGGTTTTGGATCTGGATGAAAATGTCTTGAAATCAATTTTAGAAAAGACAGGCTATAGTAAATACAGGTTTCATTTCATTCTTCCAGGATATATAAGTGCAGATGAAATGCCTTTGATTTATAATCTTGCCAAAATTTATGTGTACCCATCATTGAGAGAAAGTTTTGGTTTACCAATTATTGAAGCAATGGCATGTAATACGCCGGTAATCACATCAAATACTTCTTCAATGCCTGAAGTGGCAGGAAATGCTGCGAGACTCATTGACCCATATAAACCTGAGACTATAACAGAGGCTCTCCTTGATCTTTCAAAAAATAAAGAGAAAAGGGAGGACTTAAAATCTCTGGGATTAAAACGTGCCTCCTTTTTCTCCTGGGAAAATGCCGCTAGTCAGATGTTAACTCATTATCATGAATTAATTAATTAA
- a CDS encoding glycosyltransferase, with translation MRIAIEAQRLFRPRKHGMEVVTLELIRAMQDLEPSDEIRIFIKDDEDNNCLSSKNNVTITKTKSQPYPLWEQHLLPSKVKKFDPDLLHCTSNTGPLFPGVKTILTLHDIIYLESLNFKGTTYQNFGNIYRRLVVPRVAANAKK, from the coding sequence ATGAGAATTGCAATTGAAGCACAGAGGTTATTCAGACCTAGAAAGCATGGAATGGAAGTAGTTACTTTAGAATTAATTCGCGCCATGCAAGATCTTGAGCCTTCCGATGAGATCAGAATCTTTATCAAAGACGATGAAGATAACAATTGCCTTTCCAGTAAAAATAACGTTACAATAACAAAGACCAAAAGTCAACCCTATCCTCTTTGGGAACAGCACCTTCTTCCATCAAAAGTAAAAAAGTTTGATCCTGACCTATTACATTGTACAAGTAACACCGGACCATTATTCCCGGGGGTAAAGACCATATTAACCCTTCATGATATTATTTACCTGGAATCTTTAAACTTTAAAGGAACAACTTATCAAAATTTTGGAAATATTTATCGTCGCCTGGTAGTCCCCCGCGTAGCTGCAAATGCAAAAAAATAA